The following proteins are encoded in a genomic region of Methylobacterium tardum:
- a CDS encoding histidine phosphatase family protein, which produces MVTIYFIRHGQTDWNAEGRLQGGRDTDLNAQGEAQAVAVAERLAKLAGSTLAQAQFVASPLKRTRRTMEILRTTLGLSADGYGTDPRLREIGFGNWEGSTWAEIRRRDPAGAAGRDRDRWHHRPPGHGGESYAALVERVGPMLAGLQRDTVVVAHGGVARAALVALGHLDIYAAPRLGIRQGEVLVLEPDGWRWG; this is translated from the coding sequence TTGGTTACGATCTACTTCATCCGCCACGGCCAGACCGATTGGAATGCCGAAGGACGCCTTCAAGGCGGTCGCGACACCGACCTGAACGCTCAAGGGGAGGCGCAGGCGGTCGCGGTTGCGGAGCGCCTCGCCAAGCTGGCCGGCTCGACGCTCGCCCAGGCGCAGTTCGTCGCGAGTCCGCTCAAGCGCACCCGACGGACCATGGAGATCCTGCGCACGACGCTGGGGCTCAGCGCCGACGGGTATGGGACTGACCCGAGGCTGCGGGAGATCGGTTTCGGCAACTGGGAGGGCTCGACCTGGGCGGAGATCCGCCGCCGCGACCCGGCCGGCGCCGCCGGGCGCGACCGCGACCGCTGGCATCACCGCCCACCGGGCCATGGCGGCGAGAGCTATGCCGCACTCGTGGAGCGGGTCGGCCCGATGCTCGCCGGGCTGCAACGGGACACGGTCGTCGTCGCCCATGGCGGGGTGGCGCGCGCGGCCCTGGTCGCGCTCGGTCACCTCGATATCTACGCCGCGCCTCGGCTCGGCATTCGCCAGGGGGAGGTTCTGGTCCTCGAGCCTGACGGCTGGCGCTGGGGTTGA